From a region of the Odoribacter splanchnicus DSM 20712 genome:
- a CDS encoding DUF4493 domain-containing protein: protein MKRYYSIFLLSFFLGACQDSLKEGFGYLQFSSVELNKTVIPTSKATGETTEKIALDLIRDGEVIRHVDDWTSLKGESLLLPTGTYVVKAYSADKDVHAVGFEGKAYYAGQTDVKVEKDVVKPVEVSCKLAQCMVSVKYSDNFKENFKAYSCEVKNQYGSVEFVQDESRSAYFPAADLIATLSLTNTDNKSFTLGKSITDVQAQYHYSIKYDVTNEGTGDFNITVDQTTHNYIVSIVVPLTSDADPALHTGEANAWGQFAYIYGTSDLSSETDPIEFQYKKADGTEWVTVAATLGDNGVYSAKTAQLDFGTTYHYRIACGAKVGAMSVFTTEDFQEVPNLNFDTWTQSGKNWYANADAADSYWASGNSGVTSFLAGSRDPITVRVEGDEAYRGYAAKMSTITGVTLVTSAAGNLFIGTYKTNMTNPAASVSFGRPYTGARPVKLSGYYKYEPHETNEGSVPSAEELPMDECNIYIRLWDADDNEIGFGEFVGKEEVTTYTRFEIDVKYSDETAKPAKMTIVATSSRYGGDFSGSKVVGRVGAGSTLWVDEFELTYYK from the coding sequence ATGAAAAGATATTATTCAATTTTTTTATTGTCATTTTTCCTTGGGGCCTGTCAGGATAGTTTAAAGGAAGGATTCGGATATTTGCAGTTTTCGTCGGTGGAGTTGAATAAGACTGTGATTCCGACAAGTAAAGCAACCGGTGAAACGACTGAAAAAATAGCACTTGATCTGATACGGGACGGGGAGGTGATAAGGCATGTGGATGACTGGACTTCTTTAAAGGGAGAAAGCCTGCTTTTACCGACAGGGACTTATGTTGTGAAAGCTTATTCTGCCGATAAAGATGTGCATGCTGTCGGTTTTGAAGGAAAGGCTTATTATGCCGGTCAGACAGACGTAAAAGTGGAAAAGGATGTAGTCAAACCGGTTGAGGTAAGTTGCAAATTAGCTCAATGTATGGTGTCTGTAAAATATTCCGATAATTTTAAGGAAAATTTTAAGGCATATTCCTGTGAAGTCAAAAACCAATACGGTAGTGTAGAATTTGTTCAGGATGAAAGCCGGTCTGCTTATTTTCCGGCTGCGGATCTTATTGCGACATTGAGTTTGACCAATACCGACAACAAATCGTTTACGCTCGGCAAGTCTATCACAGATGTACAGGCACAATATCATTACAGCATTAAATATGATGTTACGAATGAAGGTACAGGTGATTTTAATATTACGGTCGATCAGACGACTCACAATTATATCGTTTCGATTGTCGTGCCTTTGACATCCGATGCTGATCCGGCTTTGCATACCGGAGAGGCGAATGCGTGGGGGCAGTTTGCTTATATTTATGGGACTTCCGATTTAAGCAGTGAGACCGACCCAATCGAATTCCAATATAAAAAAGCTGATGGGACTGAGTGGGTTACTGTTGCTGCTACGTTAGGGGACAATGGGGTGTATTCGGCAAAGACGGCTCAACTTGATTTCGGCACGACTTACCATTACCGTATAGCATGCGGGGCGAAAGTTGGAGCTATGAGTGTATTTACGACAGAGGATTTTCAGGAAGTACCGAATTTGAATTTTGATACTTGGACGCAAAGTGGAAAGAACTGGTATGCGAATGCTGATGCTGCCGATTCCTATTGGGCTAGTGGAAATTCCGGTGTGACTTCGTTCCTTGCCGGTAGTCGTGATCCGATTACTGTAAGGGTAGAAGGGGATGAGGCATATCGAGGATATGCTGCGAAAATGAGTACGATTACCGGTGTTACTTTAGTGACGTCGGCTGCAGGAAATTTGTTTATCGGTACTTATAAAACAAATATGACAAATCCTGCTGCCAGCGTTTCTTTCGGTCGTCCCTATACCGGTGCACGCCCTGTAAAATTATCCGGTTATTATAAATATGAACCGCATGAAACGAATGAAGGGTCTGTTCCGTCTGCGGAAGAATTGCCGATGGACGAATGTAATATCTATATCCGGCTGTGGGATGCCGATGATAATGAAATCGGATTCGGAGAATTTGTCGGTAAAGAAGAAGTGACTACTTATACTCGTTTTGAGATCGATGTGAAATATTCCGATGAAACGGCTAAACCTGCGAAGATGACGATTGTTGCTACTTCCAGCCGTTATGGTGGTGATTTTTCAGGCTCGAAAGTTGTCGGGCGTGTGGGGGCCGGTAGTACGCTTTGGGTTGACGAGTTCGAATTGACATATTACAAATAG
- a CDS encoding DUF4493 domain-containing protein: MMKTNNYIILGLLALGFMACEMRDELKKLPSKEDQQEEGWFTLDVVSNGQNQTTKAAFDSKDVDATLYPVEIINMISGTTEHHYDSYADLLTQGQVKLVTGKYKVVAYNYDGSNVNASERPWFRGETEFEILAGKTTKVNTICKLQNIAVTVGFTDNFKKQFQDDYAITVTNGEAGVKVFEKEQLGKTFFFKVPEKKNSVQLTVKATTTANTQIAQNYTVTKPADAEGNSNLVSGDEFTVNIDAGNEPSVDPTTQIELNISVDLTMNETGLTIEIPTENIVFNGDGGSTPDPDVPDPDDPGKDQITVTGLGETYNLPLSEGQKVLVNISAPKGITKLLVKIDSDNEEFMATLGGFGLAEEFDIANPGKLFDVLSNSLESGNGIGLIDPDDPIKGKTSYLFDVTDFMVLLNLYAPSTNTFTLTVEDGVSEPVSGTLTVVASNLE, translated from the coding sequence ATGATGAAAACGAATAATTATATAATATTGGGCCTGCTGGCTTTGGGCTTTATGGCTTGTGAGATGCGGGACGAACTTAAAAAATTACCCTCGAAAGAAGATCAGCAGGAAGAAGGTTGGTTTACTCTGGATGTGGTTTCTAACGGTCAGAATCAAACGACAAAGGCTGCTTTTGATTCAAAAGATGTGGATGCGACTTTGTATCCGGTCGAAATTATTAATATGATATCAGGAACAACAGAACATCACTATGATAGTTATGCCGATCTGTTGACTCAAGGACAGGTAAAATTGGTTACTGGGAAATATAAAGTAGTTGCCTATAACTATGATGGTAGTAATGTGAATGCTTCTGAAAGGCCTTGGTTTAGAGGTGAAACAGAATTCGAAATCCTGGCGGGAAAAACCACGAAAGTAAATACGATCTGTAAATTGCAAAATATTGCAGTTACAGTAGGGTTTACAGATAATTTTAAAAAACAATTTCAGGATGATTATGCAATTACAGTGACTAATGGAGAGGCAGGAGTCAAAGTGTTTGAAAAAGAACAGTTAGGGAAAACTTTCTTTTTTAAAGTACCGGAGAAGAAGAATAGTGTACAGCTGACAGTGAAAGCTACGACAACGGCAAACACTCAGATTGCTCAAAATTATACTGTAACTAAACCTGCTGATGCAGAAGGAAATAGTAATCTGGTATCAGGAGATGAATTTACGGTAAATATTGATGCCGGCAATGAACCTTCGGTAGATCCTACAACTCAGATCGAATTGAATATCTCGGTCGATCTGACGATGAATGAAACGGGATTGACGATCGAGATTCCAACAGAAAATATCGTATTTAACGGTGATGGTGGTTCTACGCCTGATCCGGATGTACCTGATCCGGATGATCCCGGGAAAGACCAAATTACAGTGACCGGTTTAGGTGAAACTTATAATTTACCCTTATCGGAGGGACAAAAGGTATTGGTCAATATTTCTGCACCTAAGGGAATTACTAAATTATTGGTAAAAATCGATTCCGATAATGAGGAGTTTATGGCAACATTGGGAGGCTTCGGATTAGCTGAGGAATTCGATATTGCCAATCCAGGAAAATTATTTGATGTTTTGAGTAATTCTTTAGAGAGTGGGAATGGAATCGGTTTGATAGATCCTGACGATCCGATAAAAGGAAAGACTTCTTATCTGTTCGATGTGACGGATTTTATGGTATTGTTGAATTTATATGCTCCGAGTACGAATACTTTTACGTTAACCGTAGAAGATGGAGTCAGTGAACCGGTGAGCGGTACTTTAACGGTTGTTGCATCAAATTTGGAGTAG
- a CDS encoding DUF4493 domain-containing protein, with translation MRKLFVCMLGIILLAACHSESDFSGEGTAEVSLCLLADPSFVKTKAIDVLAYQNVDNYTVELSKDGTIFETVKYGDMELAKKLEPGNYSIRAYYGENVAAGYDKLYVEGSQTFNLVKGDNREVKFTCVPANVKVNIKFEDNFFEFYSDCKVNLSTRHLSVPFVMAKEDVDKDAFFKADAAGETLTLTFDLKDKQGVTVSPENFGEQVVSIKPRDFLTITIKPKMIDVEGGKIDGITVTIDDSVTIQEYPIEIPDEFLPGEDTEVGN, from the coding sequence ATGAGAAAACTATTTGTTTGTATGTTAGGGATTATCCTATTGGCTGCTTGCCATTCGGAAAGTGATTTTTCCGGAGAGGGGACGGCAGAAGTGAGTCTCTGTCTTTTGGCTGATCCTTCTTTTGTAAAGACGAAGGCAATTGATGTTTTAGCCTATCAGAATGTAGATAATTATACGGTGGAGCTTTCTAAAGACGGTACTATTTTTGAGACGGTGAAATATGGAGATATGGAGTTGGCTAAAAAATTGGAACCGGGAAATTATTCTATCCGGGCGTATTACGGTGAGAATGTGGCTGCCGGATATGATAAACTTTATGTAGAGGGATCACAAACCTTTAATTTAGTGAAAGGGGATAACCGGGAGGTGAAGTTTACTTGTGTACCTGCCAATGTGAAAGTAAATATTAAATTCGAGGATAATTTCTTCGAGTTTTATTCAGATTGTAAGGTAAATTTGAGTACGAGGCATTTGTCGGTTCCTTTTGTAATGGCAAAAGAAGATGTGGATAAAGATGCTTTTTTCAAAGCGGATGCTGCCGGTGAAACTTTGACCTTGACTTTCGATTTGAAGGATAAACAAGGGGTGACTGTAAGTCCTGAAAATTTTGGGGAACAAGTGGTATCGATTAAACCGCGCGATTTTCTGACAATTACGATTAAACCGAAAATGATTGACGTCGAGGGGGGTAAAATTGATGGTATTACCGTTACGATCGATGATTCCGTTACTATTCAGGAATACCCTATTGAAATACCGGATGAATTTTTACCTGGAGAAGACACAGAAGTAGGAAATTAA
- a CDS encoding low molecular weight protein-tyrosine-phosphatase gives MKKILFVCLGNICRSPGAEAIMKAWIKKEGKEKEFLIDSAGLYSGHAGALPDERMRRHASRRGYVLDSRARTFYPTADFAEFDMIIGMDDQNIEALKRAAINEEERAKIFKMTDFCRKSTSYSEIPDPYYEGPQGFELVLDLLEDAVAGLYWYCLAHY, from the coding sequence ATGAAGAAGATATTGTTTGTATGTCTGGGGAATATTTGCCGTTCTCCGGGTGCGGAAGCAATCATGAAGGCATGGATAAAGAAAGAGGGCAAAGAAAAAGAGTTCTTGATCGATTCGGCCGGACTTTATAGCGGACATGCCGGAGCTCTTCCTGATGAGCGGATGCGCCGGCACGCAAGCCGCCGGGGATATGTCCTGGATAGTCGTGCCCGTACTTTTTATCCGACTGCCGATTTTGCAGAGTTCGATATGATCATCGGTATGGATGACCAGAATATCGAGGCTTTAAAACGTGCAGCAATAAATGAGGAAGAAAGAGCGAAAATCTTTAAAATGACTGATTTTTGCCGGAAATCCACTTCATATTCCGAAATTCCCGACCCTTATTATGAAGGTCCCCAAGGATTCGAGCTGGTGCTCGATTTATTGGAAGATGCGGTTGCCGGACTTTATTGGTATTGTTTGGCCCATTATTGA
- the ftsY gene encoding signal recognition particle-docking protein FtsY, which translates to MALFGLFGKTKKENLNKGLEKTKESVFKKLARVVVGKSKVDDEVLDNLEEVLITSDVGVETTVRIIERIEERVQRDKYMGVDELNRVLKEEIVALLKENTVNDAASFELPENGVPYVIMVVGVNGVGKTTTIGKLAYKFKEAGKKVVLGAADTFRAAAVDQLVIWADRVGVPIVKQAMGADPASVAYDTLSKAKADGADVVIIDTAGRLHNKINLMNELTKIKNVMKKVLPEAPNEVLLVLDGSTGQNAYEQAKQFTLATEVNALAITKLDGTAKGGVVIGISDQFKIPVKYIGIGEKIEDLQVFNREEFVDSLFS; encoded by the coding sequence ATGGCATTATTCGGATTATTCGGAAAGACTAAAAAAGAGAACCTGAATAAGGGGTTAGAAAAGACCAAAGAAAGTGTTTTTAAAAAGCTGGCCAGAGTGGTGGTCGGCAAATCTAAAGTAGATGACGAGGTGTTGGATAATCTGGAAGAGGTTTTGATCACCTCGGATGTAGGTGTCGAGACTACGGTCAGGATTATCGAACGTATCGAGGAGCGTGTACAACGCGACAAATATATGGGTGTCGATGAATTGAACCGGGTGTTGAAAGAGGAGATCGTCGCTTTGTTGAAAGAGAATACTGTTAACGATGCCGCTTCGTTCGAATTACCTGAAAACGGTGTGCCCTATGTGATCATGGTGGTGGGAGTGAATGGAGTGGGGAAAACGACTACGATCGGAAAGTTGGCCTATAAATTTAAAGAAGCCGGTAAAAAAGTGGTATTGGGAGCTGCCGATACTTTTCGTGCTGCTGCTGTCGATCAATTGGTGATCTGGGCAGACCGGGTCGGAGTGCCGATTGTAAAACAGGCAATGGGTGCCGATCCCGCTTCTGTTGCTTACGATACGTTAAGTAAAGCCAAGGCCGACGGAGCTGATGTCGTGATTATCGACACCGCCGGACGGTTGCATAATAAAATAAACTTGATGAATGAGCTGACAAAGATCAAAAACGTAATGAAAAAGGTCTTGCCGGAGGCTCCGAATGAAGTGTTGTTGGTATTGGATGGCTCCACCGGACAAAATGCTTACGAACAGGCCAAGCAGTTTACACTGGCGACGGAAGTGAACGCTTTGGCTATTACAAAACTCGATGGAACCGCCAAAGGAGGTGTGGTTATCGGTATATCCGACCAGTTCAAGATCCCTGTGAAATATATCGGTATCGGTGAGAAAATCGAAGATTTGCAGGTATTCAACCGGGAGGAATTTGTCGATTCGTTGTTTAGTTAA
- a CDS encoding PKD-like family lipoprotein, which yields MKHNVILLLCLVLGLFSCYDDKGNYDYREIDELTITGIPEELMSALYKSENLVLSPAVTSKFDGVINADDPNYEFSYYYDRPVGGDFLEPRLLDSSRVKDLNILAEIDPGNYTVWFKVKDLRTNIVTSAEFKLSVVTSTTKGWVVLCEEGSERKVRIDMIGEVGDRIAVSRNLLDFLPESHGACQILLESNMLYTANSPYLNLYTEDNSFCIWSYNGNFNRNFNDPRSTVFARSIDDFIVREENNYSYIVITADGDVYQKMSSSSALYDVKINVDEPFGEPNYKMAPFIGVGWSNGYNGILYDKTNRRFKYFLQYAAIPNGTKYLFDPKEPETGSKLFDWNTGKDMVYMAGTRQGGGNLVFALLKDAAGQYSIYGITAGQYQDSPVQSTYMDIDAAKAPGLANATCFAFHPTLPFLIYNSGNEVYLYDMSTRSARRVLILPGENSVSMLKFNKLPRLGLGHSIHYPDVAIDCQYRLAVGSVNSDAEAGSEGILRFYDVPEFAGDLTQFGETYTGFGIVKDIAYKAR from the coding sequence ATGAAACACAATGTTATATTACTGTTATGTCTCGTCCTCGGTCTGTTCTCTTGTTACGATGATAAGGGAAATTACGATTACAGGGAGATTGACGAACTGACCATTACCGGCATTCCGGAAGAGCTGATGTCTGCATTGTATAAATCGGAAAATCTGGTATTGTCACCGGCCGTGACCTCGAAATTTGATGGGGTGATTAACGCCGATGATCCCAATTATGAATTTTCTTATTATTACGATAGACCGGTAGGAGGTGATTTCCTGGAACCAAGGCTGTTGGATTCCAGTAGGGTGAAAGATCTGAATATTCTGGCAGAAATAGATCCCGGTAATTATACTGTCTGGTTCAAGGTGAAGGATTTGCGGACCAATATTGTCACTTCTGCTGAATTCAAACTGAGCGTGGTGACCTCCACGACCAAAGGGTGGGTCGTATTATGTGAGGAAGGCAGCGAACGTAAAGTCAGAATAGATATGATCGGTGAGGTTGGTGACCGGATTGCTGTTTCGAGAAATCTGCTGGACTTTTTACCGGAATCACATGGCGCTTGTCAGATCCTTTTGGAGAGTAATATGCTGTACACAGCTAATTCTCCTTATTTAAATTTATATACGGAAGATAATAGTTTTTGTATATGGTCTTATAACGGCAATTTCAACCGTAATTTTAATGACCCGAGAAGTACGGTATTTGCACGCTCCATAGATGACTTTATTGTGAGAGAGGAAAATAATTACAGCTATATAGTCATTACCGCAGATGGAGATGTTTATCAAAAAATGAGCAGTAGTTCGGCTTTATATGATGTGAAAATTAACGTAGACGAGCCGTTCGGGGAACCTAACTACAAAATGGCTCCCTTTATCGGTGTCGGATGGTCAAACGGTTACAACGGAATCCTGTACGATAAGACGAACCGGAGGTTTAAATACTTTTTGCAATATGCTGCGATTCCTAACGGAACAAAGTATTTATTCGATCCCAAAGAGCCCGAGACCGGTTCCAAACTTTTCGACTGGAACACGGGAAAGGACATGGTTTACATGGCAGGTACGAGACAGGGAGGCGGCAATCTGGTGTTCGCTTTGCTGAAAGATGCTGCGGGACAATATAGTATATATGGCATCACAGCAGGACAATATCAGGATTCGCCTGTGCAGAGCACCTACATGGATATAGATGCTGCCAAAGCGCCGGGATTGGCGAACGCAACCTGTTTCGCATTCCACCCCACTCTGCCGTTCCTGATATATAATAGCGGCAATGAAGTGTATTTATACGATATGTCCACTCGTTCGGCCCGGCGGGTTCTTATTCTGCCTGGCGAAAACAGCGTATCTATGCTTAAATTCAATAAGCTGCCGCGATTAGGCTTAGGACATAGTATTCATTATCCCGATGTTGCCATTGATTGTCAGTATCGTTTGGCGGTAGGCTCCGTTAATTCCGATGCGGAAGCCGGTAGCGAAGGAATTTTACGCTTCTATGATGTCCCTGAATTTGCCGGAGATTTAACGCAGTTCGGCGAGACGTATACCGGATTCGGTATCGTCAAAGATATCGCTTACAAAGCAAGATAA
- a CDS encoding DUF4843 domain-containing protein codes for MKKLLFIIIGYSLLLAGCGENEAIYYEGESDSTSGIYFAYYTSTTREGASVIYNYSDTTRDNSLASVVGEYAQVRIPVRLFGNVSEEDRPFVVKTIGGTVEEGKDFTLPEEFIMPKGEALAYVTVNVKKTEELQDGIVRYITLGLEENQYFKAYIKKRIVGNDTIDVQRITIRYSLVFAKPFSWDFYKTNWGEYSHTKLNFILSVMGWTYSQFSQKNFYYVSPSVCVLTRMELQKRADEGNPVRELDGSLMQLGSDYLVDYSAYE; via the coding sequence ATGAAAAAACTATTATTTATTATCATTGGTTATTCCTTGCTGCTCGCTGGCTGTGGGGAAAACGAAGCGATCTACTATGAAGGAGAGTCGGATAGCACTTCGGGAATTTATTTTGCTTATTATACAAGTACTACCCGTGAGGGGGCTTCGGTTATTTACAATTATAGCGATACCACTCGCGATAACTCCTTGGCCTCCGTGGTGGGAGAATATGCACAGGTGAGAATTCCTGTTCGATTGTTCGGGAACGTTTCGGAAGAGGATCGTCCTTTTGTCGTTAAAACGATAGGGGGAACCGTTGAAGAAGGGAAAGATTTCACCCTACCCGAAGAATTTATTATGCCTAAAGGCGAAGCATTGGCTTATGTAACGGTTAACGTCAAAAAAACAGAAGAACTGCAAGACGGAATTGTGCGTTACATCACCTTAGGACTGGAAGAAAACCAGTACTTTAAGGCATACATCAAGAAACGCATAGTAGGTAATGACACCATCGACGTGCAACGGATTACCATTCGCTATTCTTTGGTATTTGCAAAACCGTTTAGTTGGGATTTTTATAAAACAAATTGGGGTGAGTATTCCCATACTAAATTAAATTTTATACTATCCGTTATGGGATGGACGTATTCCCAGTTCTCACAGAAAAATTTCTATTACGTGTCTCCGTCGGTATGTGTGCTCACACGTATGGAATTGCAAAAAAGGGCTGATGAAGGTAATCCGGTACGGGAACTCGACGGTTCATTGATGCAATTGGGCTCAGATTATTTAGTTGATTATAGTGCATACGAATAA
- a CDS encoding RagB/SusD family nutrient uptake outer membrane protein, whose protein sequence is MKHIFKQTSSIVVGLLMCTACNNWLDIQPSDRIAEDRVFSQVSGFWGALNGVYTELLSSNLYGGFLTVQGVEVMAQRYNVSQNQETFYNLSQYAFTQEQVKLRLESYWNEAYKQILECNNILENAEVRHGEVLNDKQYNLIRAEALALRGFLHFDLLRMFGPLPTQLDSKAIPYKETISVSAPGMLTGNEVIEKVLTDLAEAESILKNWDPAVSEGMLMAVNDDDHDNDGNTYRFRGLRLNYYAVVALKARVYLWAGNKTEALKYAKMIIENPEAETLYPAVTRAAATDYSNPDRSFSSEVLFSLLNENKEDLYNTYFNSSNASSSNKLIPAAQRVQNLFGDDALSDYRYNWWEASNGIGETNLLMNVRLRKIADTDLVYGKLMPLIRVSEMYLIAAECATEEQTQYDYLNAHRLRRGNQVQVTTGLEGELAKEYSKEFLCEGQLWFYYKRTNTAKIQSGSSNTNITMSNAKYVPNLPDSEIKYRN, encoded by the coding sequence ATGAAACATATATTCAAACAAACAAGTAGTATTGTCGTCGGACTGCTGATGTGTACGGCCTGCAACAACTGGTTAGACATCCAACCGTCGGACCGTATTGCAGAAGACCGGGTATTTTCTCAGGTCAGTGGATTCTGGGGGGCATTGAACGGGGTATATACCGAATTGCTCAGTTCCAATCTTTATGGTGGTTTCCTGACTGTACAAGGCGTGGAGGTCATGGCACAACGTTATAATGTATCGCAAAATCAGGAAACGTTTTACAATCTGTCGCAGTACGCCTTTACACAAGAGCAGGTAAAACTCCGGTTGGAGAGCTATTGGAACGAAGCATATAAGCAGATCCTTGAATGTAATAATATTTTGGAAAATGCCGAAGTGCGTCATGGTGAAGTATTGAATGACAAACAATATAATTTAATCAGAGCGGAAGCTTTGGCATTGAGAGGATTTCTGCATTTCGATTTGTTGAGGATGTTCGGGCCGCTACCCACCCAGCTTGATTCAAAAGCTATCCCTTACAAAGAAACGATTTCCGTGTCCGCTCCCGGTATGCTGACAGGCAACGAGGTGATCGAAAAAGTACTGACGGATTTGGCAGAAGCGGAAAGTATCTTGAAAAATTGGGATCCGGCAGTGAGTGAAGGGATGCTGATGGCTGTCAATGATGATGACCATGATAATGATGGGAACACTTACCGTTTTCGCGGATTAAGGCTCAATTATTATGCAGTGGTGGCTTTGAAAGCCAGGGTTTATCTTTGGGCCGGCAACAAGACAGAGGCATTGAAATATGCTAAAATGATTATAGAAAATCCGGAAGCGGAAACTTTATATCCGGCGGTAACACGGGCTGCAGCTACCGACTACTCCAATCCGGACCGTTCGTTTTCATCGGAAGTGTTGTTCTCTCTGTTGAATGAAAACAAGGAAGATTTGTACAACACCTATTTCAACTCCTCTAATGCGAGTTCTTCCAATAAACTGATACCGGCGGCTCAGCGAGTACAGAACCTGTTCGGCGATGATGCGTTGAGTGACTATCGGTATAATTGGTGGGAAGCTTCCAATGGCATAGGAGAAACGAATCTGCTGATGAATGTGCGGTTGCGTAAAATTGCAGACACCGACCTGGTATACGGTAAGCTGATGCCGTTGATTCGCGTGAGCGAGATGTATCTGATTGCTGCTGAATGTGCCACGGAAGAGCAGACACAATACGATTACCTGAACGCACACCGTCTGAGAAGGGGTAATCAGGTGCAGGTGACGACAGGATTAGAGGGCGAATTGGCCAAAGAATACTCCAAAGAGTTTCTGTGTGAAGGACAGTTATGGTTCTACTATAAGCGTACAAACACTGCAAAAATTCAATCGGGTTCCTCCAATACCAACATCACAATGAGTAATGCTAAGTATGTTCCGAATTTGCCGGATAGTGAAATCAAATATAGAAATTAG